In Amblyomma americanum isolate KBUSLIRL-KWMA chromosome 8, ASM5285725v1, whole genome shotgun sequence, the DNA window AGCGTACAGTTCTTTCAAGGAGTAACTGTTTACGGCAAAAGTTAACAAAGACACTACTGAATGTTGTCGCGAAacactgaggtgtccaccgtacTCTGCAGGTAGACACACTcgtcttgtcacagttcagacacagTATTTCCTTCAGGGCCAGATGAAGAGGAAGATGTACTGGGCGCATGATTATGTGCGTGCAAATAAAGATCACTACGGCTGTGACAACATTGTGTACGAGCAGAAAGAACTGACACAGACACAAATATGCAACAGCAACGCATTGGAAGGTCGGCGCAGCCTTTCCAGAGCAACTTCGATGTCATGCTAAGGCAGCGTGATGCCTTGCATGAGGAAGCCGAAAGTCCACAAATTCCGCGCACAACCGGTGCCGCCTTACTCCGCGGTGAATGCTTTTAAACGTAGCAGTATACAGAACAAGCTAGTATATGCAGAGCTCATTTCGGAGCCAGCGAGAAAAAGACGGCTCAAACGTGTATGAGGCCGTCACGCCTCGTACACGTTTCAAGCAAAAAGACGCAACGTGATCGGACCATGTCCTGAACACTCGGAGTTCTGCTGCGATTCACGACGCACCATCGCGTTAATTTCAGTCGGTCATATTTCCCTGACTCGGTCAATTTTCTGCCGGTGTACCCGACGATTCCCTTATTTTTCCAGGAGGCTTTCCAGGTCGCTATAGACAACCCGCAAAAAGTGCGCTCCGGCTCTCACGTGCCCATGGTGCACTAAACGTTGCCGTGTGACGTTCTTGGAACTGCATGCAGTTTGTCGCTGTGTTCCTTGCTTCGCTGCTAGGGCGTTACGAAACTCGACTCCACTGTCACTTCATTGCATGGGGCAGCAAGCTACGTGACAGTATATACGCAGCTAAGGACAAGCTGGCGTCCAGAAAAGTGTGACCGCGTCGCAGTTCCCGCGCCTGTGGTGGACGTGCTGTTTACGGTTTCAAGATATTCCTGTTCTTTCAAGAACTCATTGCCATTGGACGCAGGCACATATGTCAAACTCGTGTAGCGTACTATAGCTGGATACATCTTTCAAAAAATGCCGTTGGTAACACTGGGTCACAGTCCTCGGCATCCTGTACTACTCCGCTGGACAACAGcgacagtaaacgaaatcagctttgcAATGTTTAACTACACTAAGCATGTCAGGTATCAAAAATccagagcgttttttttttcctgtgataACCTTCTTGTTTGGGCAGCAAGCAAAGTTTCAACGATggactatttttttttgtcgtggagaaGTTCAGTGCAGAGGTGCCGAATGTGGGCGCAGCTTCACTGAGGATTtcagttgtgtccgactataggtGGGAAGTGCTGGATTAGCTTGGCTCTGGCTCACGAGACCATAGCTTGCTATGAGATTCATAGCGGGCCCGCCGTCGGAAGCTACGGCGTTCGCCCAGCCATCGCACTCTCACTGAAAGGTGAGAGCTACAAGAATAAAATCGATAGCACAGTACGAACTGCTTCACCCGTGCAGTGCTTCCACACGTAGCCGTAGAATGTGCCTACGTGAGATGCCCTCCCTGCCACCAATGATCGAAAGCGAAAAAGGAGCCTTACTCGGGGCTGTTGGAGGCAGTGCGAAAATATATTGCCGGTTGAGGGTTTCCGAGCGGAGTCTTCGCAAGTTGCACGTCCGCACTGGGGTACCGACCCATCGAAAGAGATTTGGGCAGAGTGCTGCGCGATGTCTAAGTacccccaagtggtctaaatgaatgaatgaacagacTTTCATTGAGGCGGAGGAAGTCCTGTGGCCTTGGCTGTGGCATGGGGAAGAGTATCCATTAGACGAAGTAATATTTCAGTTACAAGCCATAGCGGTATACAAGTCGGAAAGAGGGCATGAGTAACCCACTAAGTGAGGTGAGAAGCCCCACCTCACACTGCTCGCATGAGGCCACTTTCTCCACCATAGGCAGCTAGGACCTCCTTAATGCTGTGGGGACCAAGAGAAAGCAGTTGATTAAAGGCACTGACGTCTGTGGGTCTGGCATGCATGTTTGTTTGCCAAGGCATGCCTGCCTCGATCAAAGCAGCGGTGTCATGTTAAGTGAAATAGATATGGTTTGCAGTTATGGGCATATCAGTTATCTCCGCTCACGTGGTACCGGCGACAGAGATCGTGATGACAGGGCGCGATCCATTTGTGCATAATGTGGGGTTGTAAGCAGCATAAGCACAAAGTTTGTTAACTAAATATTGGCACGTTCGAAAGAGCCTGACATAAATTAACTCCGAAGCACCCTTCCACAACGGCGCCCCTCGCAGCACACGTTCCTCTTCGGGAGGCGAAGAGCTCCGGGCTTGATTTCGTACCACATGGGTCAGCACAATAAATAGGTGACCCAAGCAAGATAACCGAGCCCTGTGTTATTGCCGTGTCTCTGATTAGCGGATATATGCACGGCTCATGCGAAGGGACGCAGCTCCTTTTGGTAGATTTCGACTGCGCCCCGTAGAGTGTCCCCTGTCCCCTGGCTCTGAAACGAGCCGTGCAcaacaggagggggggggggggggggggggaggcaagtAAGTTCAATCCATTACGGGAGATACAGTGGCACATTGTCTGTACTCTTATTACCTATCGTCATGACAATCCTATCCAGGAGTGCGCGACATGGATTGGTGACGCCATCTACCGGAGAATTGCCGCCAAGAGGCTAAAAATCGATAGCGTGGCGAGGCGGCTGCATTTCAGCCGACTTTACTGCACATTCACTAGGAAACTGCGCTGTGCAGCTCCACAGGAGAAACAAGTGGGCTGCGTCAGTAAATACCTGACGTAGCGTTGCAAGGCTGGCGTTTGTCGGCGTTGTGCACTAGGCTACCAGGCGCTCCGAAAGATGCGAAGAAGCCCTGTCTCCTATTTGGTTCTAATCTTCCGAATAATGCGACCTCTTATTGTGATACCGAATCTGGCCGTAATGGACGGAGCGATGAATCCATTCTCTAGACTCGGGTGTGATATGTACTCGAGTTTTACTTCATAATAATTTCATCAGCGCACGCTTGGAAAGCTTCGAGTTCGTTCTACCCGAAGAAGGAATACAACTTGTTCGATCTGACGTGACAGCTTACAATGCCACGGATATTTTTAATTCAGGGTAAAGCATTTAAAATCCAAATGCAGTCTACGTAGAACTTCCAGTCACTACCACCTCGcctaaaagagaaagaaaaaacgttCAGAAACGACTCAAGTCGCGTccatgtttttgtttgtttgcctgCTCGCTTTTGCTAAGTTGACAAACTCTCTTGGCTAATAGCTGACCTGGGCCTTGTTACAGGTATAGATGGATAGAAATCCCGAACCCGTCAATTTCCTCCCAGTGGAACAAACGACGGCCAAAGCTGTAACACATGGTGGCCAATAGGAATCTGCCTTTTTCATATGGCTGATCTGCGCGTGTGCGCCTCTCTTAATCCAGCTCagctggttgaaaacaaaccgccagcttctactacgcatgcgcagttcaCGTTAGCtacaggcgcatgcgacagatggcggcagcagTCAAGCACGCACTCGAATGTGTAGTATCCATCCGGATGTGATGCATGCACAGTCACCCTCCCTGAGGCCTAacggtttagagataacaatggtcatgtgaatgaatctgcagtgaaagttagcaaaaagcgactggAAGATTGGTGACTCAAAAGGAGAGAGATGACATCAGGCTAGAAGTGTAGCATTGAAAATGTATTTAAAGCAAATGGAGAATTTACAGACCAGTTTATAACACCGCtaaagagacaaagaaaaaaactgtgaAAGGGGACGCTCGTGGAGAATCGGATCACGCCTCCGTTTCTCATGTAAGAATTTCTTTTCAACCTGCAGCAGACGAATCTTCGCCACTCCCAAGAGAAAGCCACATCCTGAGAAAAAGGCGCATTAAAGGCGATCCACTTAGGCAGCGCACTAGCGGAACAGAAGCTGTAGCTATACCGAAGATTTCTCTTCTCTGTCGAGCGCAAGAGAAGGGGTAAAAGGCTGGCCGCGACTAAGCCACAATGCGGCGCTAGTCGGGGCTTTGGCGCCAGCTAGCGACACGCTCGCGAACTTCCAGCGCTGTGCCGGTGTCTGGCTCGCGGGATGAAACATAGGTGCCGCCAGCCGTAGTCGCGTCGTCAATGATTCAACATGCAAGTCTGCGACGCGCATCAAAGAGGCGGTATGCGTAAGGGAGTTGGGGAGCCCACCAGAATATTCTTTCGCCAACACCAACTGCACAGGACTCCAACGCCTGATATCAGGGCCGCAGATCTATTATGAACAGTTTGGTTGAAACGATTCGCTACCTCCCAAAGCTTTGCAGCACGCGTTGCAGCTGTCAGACCAGAGTCAGAGAACCATGACGGTATCTTGCAATGCTTCGGCCCTTGTTGGGTTACGCAGTTCCTACGAACGGGGcaaattttcttttccttccttttgatctttcttttttgcgctgcctgcGGGCAACATGAAGAAATAGGTACCAGAAAATATAATGACAAGTAGGCATGCAGCGATGACTAGCGGGCTACACATTTGCGTGGAGCACCCTAATCGGCTACCCTCCATCGCCTCCAGCTAGCCCACAACGCTGACGCAGTATATTGCCAACATCGTTCTGTGTACCACGCGTGGATTTTTTTAAATCCGAGACCATCACATCCCTCGTCGGGAACGACGGCTGATATCCGTAAAAAGTGGCCTCCCAAAACGCACGTGACcgggcaaagaaaaataaaatatattccGAAGGTGCGGGTAGTTGAACTCGGGAGTGTATGCGTTGCTTCACGACTGTACTCTAATGAGTAGGTGCGTAATTAGAAAGGAAggggaaaacaaaaaggaaatgagaaaaacaatgctttcgcattcaaaccACGTGCGTAAGTAGTGTTAAGTTCTCTCCGTAAATTTTTAGCACACAATTGAGACCTTTGGACTAAGCACCGAGTGTGAACTGCATACCGGGAATTATGGTATACCTCATACACTGCTGTGCGAAAGAAACAGCCACAAAGAGTTCGTTATTTGGTTAAAAGCGTATACGCTGTAATATGCGCCtttaaaaacagcagttgttaacatcCCACTTGTTTTGCTCTAGGAGGTCCACACCACAATCGTGTACTATGCGACATCCTTCTGTACCAATTTAATTGCATTCACTATTAATATATGCATTAACAATTAAACTTGAACTCCACTCTAATGCACTTCTGCCCAACTTCTGAGTGGGCAAATTTATTCTGCTACGGATCACCCCCGACTACCCTTCGTGGGCTTTGCTCGTTGTTACCATCTTGCTGTGAGGATGAGTCTGAACGCTCGCCgctttctctttgtttttttcttgtttttattgcgAAAATTCCCCTTTTTGCCATATttcaaaggaaatggtgcaggCTGGTTTCGTTGATGAATGCCAACATAGCTCGACGCTGAGGAGCAAAAGCAGCGAGCATGCAGCAGCCTTGAGCTAGCTGACCAACACAGGAGGGTAAATTAAAAATGGCAGCCCAAAGCGTGCAAAGTCGAGCGCATTGTAGTTTAGCACTGAACACAtgaggattggattggaaaacatttaattcgtcagaaaaggcagaatgcagacgatccgtgctaggtggctatcagcccacggctgacagcgacctgggtcgcccattcaatgacccgggtttgaactcccacgtctgagctgaccaacacggcctcccactgctcgagagtaggaacctgtattagagatttcgggggcggctcctctttacagttccacaataggtgatcataagtaactaaatcaccacataacgtacatgcagggtcgtattcaccggggtagaattttgacaataggtaaggcgtcatgaaggatcgcgtctggagtcgcctccaagtggtctcctgctcctttttaaaggctttgtctggaggagggaatatcctcctttcaagtttaaaatgattagtaatatcgtgaaaagatgataggccgtacttcgaaaaactctcagcaacgacagcgtcccctgctcggctgacgaatcttcgagctgttatgtgtgccgcttcgttaccagggttccccgagtgagccgggacccatatcaattcaataattctgtctaagtctttggtttgacccaatatgctcattgctgcctgagaaattctgcccctcgcataattgcgtatggcaaatttagagtcgctgagtatgatagtagcttctgtgttaatgatagcaagggcgattgtcgcctcttctgccgtttccgaggatttcgttatggtagtgccggagactatcagtctaccttgcgtatccaccgcaaCACATATGACGGTAATACATGAGGAAGTGCCTCTGGAAAGTGTTCACGTGCCGACGGAGCGATCGGAGCGCCATCTGGCGTTTGAGGAATGTGCAAAGAGTTGTGTCCACCTTCTGTGTCTTCCCGTTTTCTTTGTGATTCTTATCTGCGACAGTAATTGGTCAGACAAAGTAGTACTAATGTGGCAGTGTTCACCTTCATCATCGATGGAACTGGCTACCGATCAGGCGGGCGTTATCCCTCGTCTGCGCTGGTCGTATGCCATTGCTCTCGACCAGCGCGCGCTGAGCTACCACTCTGCTGTCAACCCAGGCTGCATGCTGTCCACGATTGTGTTCCCACTCCTGCTTGCCTGTTGTCCCTCCACGCGATTATATCATATACACAAAGGCCAAATAAGTAGACCACGCGCGATCAGAATAAGACGCCGATGAAGATCGCGCCCCCAGCTCGTGGTGCTCCGCGCACGAGCCGTCGCTGGCGGCCAGAAGAAGCTCGGACACGTCCCTGACCGGACGGTCTACTCTCGATGGTCGCCAAGCAAGCCAGCTTCGCGGGCCTCGGGCCCCTCTTGGACTCCGACCTGGGCGCACGGCGGCGGTCGTCGGCGACCGAGGGCGAACCGGGCGTGCCTCTCGGAGAAGGCAGCTTCCAGGTGCTGCTCCTGGTCGCCAGCATGGTGGCCGGAACCACCTTCCTGCTGCACCTGGTCAGCTTCCGGCTCACGACGCGCGTCATGGACCACTGGTGCCGGCCGCCCGAGGCCTTCTCCAACCTCAGCGCGGACGAGTGGCGCGCCCTGGCGCTGCCCGTCGAGTCGGACGGCAGCCGCAGCCGCTGCACGCGCCGCGAGCCCCCGGACGCCGACGAGAGGGCGACGGGGGGACGGGTGGTGCCCTGCGAGGCGTGGGACTTCGACCTGGAGCGCTACGGCAACAACATCGTCAGCGAGTGGCGGCTCGTGTGCGACCGCCGGTGGCTCGTCGAGCTGGCCGTGCTCACGTACATGGCGGCGTGCGTGGTGTGCCTGCCCCTGGCGGGACTGCTGGCCGACCGCGTGGGCCGCCGCGTCGTCATGCACGTCTCCCTCGCGGCGCTCCTCGGCGCGGGCTTCGCCACCAGCCTGGCCAACTCGTACCCGCTGTTCGTGGCGCTGCGCATCGTGGTGTCCACAGCGAGCAACGCTCTGTGGCTCGTACTCTTCTCGGTGCTGTACGAGGTGAGGAGAACCTCCACGGCGACAGGTATTCAGGGCCTCTCCTCCCGATTCCGTGGCGCTGCCCTAACGCCGCGCAGTGCACACTGGTCAGCATTCAGTGATGTCGCGCATGGCGACACTGTAACGGGCCGCTCTGGGTGATGTTCTAACAGCGTGGTGACGTCACGCGCTCTCTAACAGCTGTGCAAAACGCAGTTATGAATAAAAATTGAATTCACCAGCCCAAAACTGGCGTCGCGTTGAATCTGGCGTTACAAAGTGCTAAGTGCCCCGCAAGTTTCTTAAACCCTGCAGCGCAAGGACAATCTCTGGATTGTCCGTCTTGCGCTGGTGCGGGACCAGCCGCGGCGGATCAGTGGGctctagagcgctcggctactgatccggagttcccgggatcgaacccgaccgcggaggctgcgtttttatggaggcaaaacgctaaggcgcccgtgtgctgtgcgacgtcagtgcaggttaaagatacccaggtggtagaaattattccggagccctccactgcggcacctttcttcgtttcttctttcactccatcctttacctcgtcccttacggcgtggttcaggtgtccatcgatatgagagacagatactgcgccatttcctttcaccccaaaccaattattattattattattattattattattattattattattattattattattattattattattattattattattattattattattattattattattattattattggtgcgGGTGTTCGAAAAGTGTCGTCTCCAGCTCATCGCCCAACTCTCTGCTGTGACCGAACTATAGGTGAGCACGCCGTCACGCCGCGACGCCTACTGCTTCGCGGCCATGGCCGTGGCGTCCGTGGCGGCACCGGTCACCATGCTGGCACTGTCGGGACTGCGGCTCCGGTGGGAGTACTTCCACCTGGCGCTCATGGTCCCCACGTGCGTGCTGGCCGCCACCTACGCCACCGTGGGCGACGACTCTCCCGCCTGGCTCATGGACAACGGCTGCTACCGGGAGGCCGAGTCGGCGGCGCTGCGGGCGGCGCGCCTCAACGGGGCCTCGCTGGACGACTGCCGCGCTTGGTTGTCGCGCGAGGGACGCCGCATCGAGCGGCGAGTCAGCGAGTTGTTTTTCGAGCGCTCCCTGTTGCCGCCGATCCTAGCGCCCAGCGTCCGCCGGCGCCTTGTGCTCGTGTCGTACATGTGGGCCGCCACCAGCTTCGCCTTCAACCAGGTCCGCAGGCGGAGATTCACTATAATTTAGTGTGGTCGATCGAAACAACGTCATTAGACACCTTTACCATACCGTGTAGCGTGTTAGCGTTACTGTTACAGGAgcaccgggagcccgcccactgcCGCTGAGCACgctctgattggtcccgatgttgcaagcgcgcagctgccgggtacctggcgccatctggagcCTTCAAAGTGATTTGCGCAAGCAGATTGtctgcgcgcgggctcccggtacccCGGTAATGCTAGCACGGTATGATAACGGTGTCCGTtaggcacctttagcataccgtttACCGAGTTACCGTGAcaggagtaccgggagcccgccgcCGTCAGTGCACATGCGCAAATCGCCtagagggcgccagatggcgccaggtacccggcagctgcgcgcaagCTTTCCGCATCGTGACCagtcagcgcatgcgcactgccgGTCGGAGGGATTCCGGTACTCCGGTcac includes these proteins:
- the LOC144101474 gene encoding solute carrier family 22 member 6-like; the encoded protein is MVAKQASFAGLGPLLDSDLGARRRSSATEGEPGVPLGEGSFQVLLLVASMVAGTTFLLHLVSFRLTTRVMDHWCRPPEAFSNLSADEWRALALPVESDGSRSRCTRREPPDADERATGGRVVPCEAWDFDLERYGNNIVSEWRLVCDRRWLVELAVLTYMAACVVCLPLAGLLADRVGRRVVMHVSLAALLGAGFATSLANSYPLFVALRIVVSTASNALWLVLFSVLYEVSTPSRRDAYCFAAMAVASVAAPVTMLALSGLRLRWEYFHLALMVPTCVLAATYATVGDDSPAWLMDNGCYREAESAALRAARLNGASLDDCRAWLSREGRRIERRVSELFFERSLLPPILAPSVRRRLVLVSYMWAATSFAFNQVNLNDLLPVRKSFAAVGIVAMVPMYFAAYACVARFGARRVNVMVALLFSGSSVILAGTIGTMRLDPISSMLIVSLRMLGNLVVVLAFVVTVQQYPVSARCTGICGGFALGRLTGSLGEILFRLAPQHRRDVAVCVVGIVMALAAVAAEYLPDTVAAEPPGVQDAVSAQTRQYTAPKADDVRRSMQQSLRPLPKGPSRMLRSIRRSASRDEGAPEQYSVRLSSISRSSIGRQ